A single window of Archangium gephyra DNA harbors:
- a CDS encoding zf-HC2 domain-containing protein — MNQPHIQPADAEQYVLGALEPEAAAALEAHTIACPPCALVLQREALLEEQLREVAQASVEEARREARVIRPARWNRPRVSTSAAVGVMMAAAAAVMLLVLRPEQAVRPPTQDEDFPVLALPLELPEVPERLVACPDLTSQETCASEALARGLLVQYPQGVGEVPRYEGHSGIPTDALSASGPYSL, encoded by the coding sequence ATGAACCAGCCGCACATCCAACCGGCCGATGCCGAGCAGTACGTGCTGGGCGCGTTGGAGCCGGAAGCCGCGGCGGCCCTCGAGGCCCATACGATTGCCTGCCCGCCCTGCGCCCTCGTGCTCCAGCGCGAGGCCCTGCTGGAGGAGCAGCTGCGCGAGGTGGCCCAGGCGTCCGTCGAGGAAGCCCGGCGCGAGGCCCGGGTCATCCGCCCGGCCCGCTGGAACCGGCCCCGGGTGTCCACCTCCGCCGCCGTGGGGGTGATGATGGCGGCCGCGGCGGCGGTGATGCTCCTCGTCCTCCGCCCCGAGCAGGCCGTGCGGCCGCCCACCCAGGACGAGGACTTCCCGGTGCTGGCGCTGCCGCTGGAGCTGCCGGAGGTTCCCGAGCGCCTGGTCGCCTGTCCGGACCTGACGAGCCAGGAGACGTGTGCCTCGGAGGCTCTGGCGCGCGGGCTGCTGGTGCAGTACCCCCAGGGTGTGGGCGAGGTGCCCCGCTACGAGGGCCACTCGGGAATTCCAACGGACGCGCTGAGCGCCTCCGGGCCCTATTCGCTGTGA
- a CDS encoding VOC family protein, producing the protein MNKQIIFNLPVRDLDKSKAFFSALGFSFNPQFSNESSAFMVVVDGSINAMLMTEAFFKSFINKPVVRAKEANEVIICLSCESREEVDSLIAKATAAGARIPHPPEDHGFMYDQGFEDIDGHLWNLVWMAPQA; encoded by the coding sequence ATGAACAAGCAGATCATCTTCAACCTGCCGGTCAGGGACCTGGACAAATCCAAGGCCTTCTTTTCCGCTCTCGGCTTCAGCTTCAATCCGCAATTCTCCAACGAGAGCTCGGCGTTCATGGTCGTCGTGGACGGCAGTATCAATGCCATGCTGATGACCGAGGCCTTTTTCAAGAGCTTCATCAACAAGCCCGTCGTGCGGGCGAAGGAGGCCAACGAGGTCATCATCTGCCTGAGCTGCGAGAGCCGGGAGGAAGTCGACAGCCTGATCGCCAAGGCCACCGCCGCCGGCGCCCGCATCCCGCATCCGCCGGAGGACCACGGCTTCATGTATGACCAGGGCTTCGAGGACATCGACGGCCACCTCTGGAACCTGGTCTGGATGGCGCCGCAGGCTTGA
- a CDS encoding alpha/beta hydrolase — protein sequence MIRSFLQWSGGRTFGLLALLALASCGGPKTAHEVFHSTLLGRDYSLDIYVPPGAGEALPLVLVLDGGAYFHSVASDFDEKLRAGEVHAAVLVGIDYAQENLRGTDFTPTAIREFPAGGGLERYAGFIQDELLPSLEARLPITRSPSQRTLLGHSLGGLATSYLLFRRPGLFGNLGLLSPSLWYDDGLPLGWEEEYASAHDELPVNVWSSVGAWEHIDILAPYNLFEQRLASRHYRGLRWGTKRYGGLSHVSSAYVSMTDALVFFLGQEDSR from the coding sequence ATGATTCGTTCCTTCCTCCAGTGGAGTGGTGGCCGGACGTTCGGCCTGCTCGCGCTGCTCGCCCTCGCCAGCTGCGGTGGACCCAAGACGGCGCACGAGGTCTTTCACTCGACGCTTCTCGGACGCGACTACTCGCTCGACATCTACGTGCCACCGGGTGCTGGCGAGGCGCTGCCGCTCGTGCTCGTCCTCGATGGCGGCGCCTACTTCCACTCGGTCGCGAGTGACTTCGACGAGAAGCTGCGCGCGGGCGAGGTCCACGCGGCCGTGCTCGTCGGCATCGACTATGCCCAGGAGAACCTGCGGGGGACCGACTTCACTCCGACAGCCATCCGCGAGTTTCCCGCGGGAGGCGGGCTCGAGCGTTACGCCGGCTTCATCCAGGACGAGCTCCTGCCCTCGCTCGAGGCGCGGCTGCCCATCACCCGCTCGCCGTCGCAACGCACCCTTCTCGGCCATTCGTTGGGAGGGCTCGCGACGTCGTACCTGCTGTTCCGCCGGCCCGGCCTGTTCGGCAACCTGGGGCTGCTCTCTCCCTCGCTCTGGTACGACGACGGGCTGCCCCTCGGTTGGGAGGAGGAGTACGCGAGCGCGCATGACGAGCTGCCCGTGAACGTGTGGAGCTCGGTGGGCGCCTGGGAGCACATCGACATTCTCGCGCCGTACAACCTCTTCGAGCAGAGGCTCGCCTCCCGCCACTACCGGGGGCTGCGTTGGGGGACGAAGCGCTACGGTGGCCTGTCCCACGTCAGCAGCGCCTATGTCTCGATGACCGATGCGCTGGTCTTCTTCCTCGGCCAGGAGGATTCACGATGA
- a CDS encoding DUF2715 domain-containing protein: protein MIPRGMLLLGLLLLGTPARAGSTLLDFQLDLYNDLGPLPTPVWGPGLSVQATHRWENGLYVGAREHAITRWATLAGDWTTVRFDTQGLVGYAFPGGRRWQLYSGVQLGVRAGFVGGERTYRQGQDIATASSWSARFAAQAALGYRYFFSEQLGLNVQLNVPLHQVISDLVDGDTPLLAIGLVWRPGTSSRTP, encoded by the coding sequence ATGATTCCGCGCGGTATGCTCCTCCTGGGGCTCCTCCTCCTCGGCACGCCCGCTCGTGCCGGCAGCACGCTGCTCGACTTCCAGCTCGACCTCTACAACGACCTCGGGCCCCTCCCCACGCCCGTCTGGGGACCCGGGTTGTCCGTGCAGGCGACCCACCGCTGGGAGAATGGCCTCTACGTGGGGGCTCGCGAGCACGCCATCACCCGCTGGGCCACCCTGGCGGGCGACTGGACCACGGTGCGCTTCGACACGCAGGGGCTCGTGGGCTACGCGTTTCCCGGCGGCCGCCGCTGGCAGCTCTACTCGGGCGTCCAACTCGGCGTGCGGGCCGGATTCGTCGGCGGTGAGCGCACCTACAGGCAGGGCCAGGACATCGCCACGGCGTCCAGCTGGAGTGCTCGCTTCGCCGCCCAGGCGGCGCTCGGCTATCGCTACTTCTTCTCCGAGCAGCTCGGACTCAATGTCCAGCTCAACGTTCCGCTCCACCAGGTCATCTCGGATCTCGTCGATGGCGACACGCCGCTCCTGGCCATCGGGCTCGTGTGGCGTCCCGGCACGTCGTCGAGGACTCCGTAG
- a CDS encoding ATP-dependent helicase has product MNADELLKDLNEPQKEAVLHGDGPLLVLSGAGSGKTRVITRRVAHLVEVRDVYPWRILAVTFTNKAAREMRERLVHLLGGRANDLVVSTFHSSASMILRRVLRDPLVAADKSLELVVGGLTPSFVIYDDGDQLQLVKRAIREARVDPIMQPREILHRIDQEKNAARLPEDMVVEVDDLRGQVVKKTYPVYQRLLRAANAVDFGDLLLLLVALFRKRPDVAEQYRRRFQHILVDEFQDTNPVQAELLRLLAPPERRPNLVVVGDDDQSIYRWRGASVDNIIGFPEAYAGARVVKLEQNYRSDQNILDAAHAVIARNTRRMPKKLWSDRPKGENLVLMMNRDERAEAQDVARRIHELQREGFIKYSGMAVFYRTNAQSRVLEEALRLARVPYTLVSGRSFYDRAEVRDAAAYLRLMVNPRSDADLLRIINTPARGIGDTTVERLVDWANQAGVSLYEATAAPERIPGLNTAAVRRLTGFHAVVSSLHACAQESKDAASAVDQMLKETLLVDSLVTEGSDESLTRAENLREFLGAAQEFDLNRAAAAVAAATAGDDEEGEDAKQAEPEEEGLDSSPLTADVPALNAFLEQISLVGEADADVGEGRVALMTLHAAKGLEFDAVFITGMEDGVFPHSRSLAADDPDGEEMAEERRLCYVGFTRARKRLFVSLAQCRSLFGELRYNPPSRFLREVPQSLFGIAEQEMETPAPKSSPMMTRKRNWAEEDDGPRIDRTYSQTSDMEGVSGDVRGMRVRHEQFGMGKIISTDGSGPNAKVTVEFGGGVGLKRVIARFLLPG; this is encoded by the coding sequence TTGAACGCCGACGAACTCCTCAAAGACCTGAACGAGCCCCAGAAGGAAGCAGTCCTGCACGGGGACGGCCCGCTCCTCGTCCTGTCGGGCGCGGGCAGCGGCAAGACGCGAGTCATCACTCGCCGGGTGGCCCACCTGGTCGAGGTGCGCGACGTCTACCCCTGGCGCATCCTGGCCGTCACCTTCACCAACAAGGCCGCCCGGGAAATGCGGGAGCGTCTCGTCCACCTGCTCGGGGGCCGGGCGAACGACCTGGTGGTGAGCACCTTCCACTCCTCGGCGTCCATGATCCTCCGCCGGGTCCTGAGGGATCCGCTGGTGGCGGCGGACAAGTCGTTGGAGCTGGTGGTGGGGGGACTCACGCCCTCGTTCGTCATCTACGACGATGGAGACCAGCTCCAGCTCGTCAAGCGCGCCATCCGCGAGGCCCGGGTGGACCCCATCATGCAGCCTCGGGAGATCCTCCACCGCATCGATCAGGAGAAGAACGCGGCCCGCCTCCCGGAGGACATGGTGGTGGAGGTGGACGATCTGCGCGGGCAGGTGGTGAAGAAGACCTACCCCGTCTACCAGCGGCTGCTGCGCGCGGCGAACGCGGTGGACTTCGGAGATCTGCTGCTGCTGCTGGTGGCGCTCTTCCGCAAGCGCCCGGACGTGGCGGAGCAGTACCGGCGGCGCTTCCAGCACATCCTGGTGGACGAGTTCCAGGACACCAACCCGGTGCAGGCCGAGCTGCTGCGGCTGCTGGCGCCCCCGGAGCGGCGTCCCAACCTGGTGGTGGTGGGCGATGACGACCAATCCATCTACCGGTGGCGCGGGGCGAGCGTGGACAACATCATCGGCTTCCCGGAGGCGTACGCGGGCGCGCGGGTGGTGAAGCTGGAGCAGAACTACCGCTCGGACCAGAACATCCTGGACGCGGCGCACGCGGTCATCGCGCGCAACACGCGGCGCATGCCCAAGAAGCTGTGGAGCGATCGGCCCAAGGGCGAGAACCTGGTGCTGATGATGAACCGGGACGAGCGCGCCGAGGCCCAGGACGTGGCGCGCCGCATCCACGAGCTGCAGCGCGAGGGGTTCATCAAGTACTCGGGGATGGCGGTGTTCTACCGCACCAACGCGCAGAGCCGCGTGCTGGAAGAGGCGCTGCGGCTGGCGCGGGTGCCGTACACGCTGGTGAGCGGGCGCAGCTTCTACGACCGGGCCGAGGTGCGGGACGCGGCGGCCTACCTGAGGCTGATGGTGAATCCGCGCTCGGACGCGGACCTGCTGCGCATCATCAACACGCCGGCGCGAGGCATTGGCGACACGACGGTGGAGCGGCTGGTGGACTGGGCGAACCAGGCGGGGGTGAGCCTGTACGAGGCCACGGCGGCGCCCGAGCGGATTCCGGGCCTCAACACGGCGGCGGTGCGGCGGCTGACGGGGTTCCACGCGGTGGTGTCCTCGCTGCATGCGTGCGCGCAGGAGTCGAAGGACGCGGCGAGCGCGGTGGACCAGATGCTGAAGGAGACGCTGCTCGTGGACTCGCTCGTCACGGAGGGCAGTGACGAGTCGCTGACGCGCGCGGAGAACCTGCGCGAGTTCCTGGGCGCGGCGCAGGAGTTCGACCTGAACCGTGCGGCGGCGGCGGTGGCGGCGGCCACGGCGGGGGACGACGAGGAAGGGGAGGACGCGAAGCAGGCGGAGCCGGAGGAGGAGGGGCTGGACTCCTCGCCGCTGACGGCGGACGTGCCGGCGCTGAACGCGTTCCTGGAGCAGATCAGCCTGGTGGGCGAGGCGGACGCGGACGTGGGGGAGGGCCGGGTGGCGCTGATGACGCTGCACGCGGCGAAGGGGCTCGAGTTCGACGCGGTGTTCATCACGGGCATGGAGGACGGAGTCTTTCCGCACTCGCGCTCGCTGGCGGCGGATGACCCGGACGGGGAGGAGATGGCCGAGGAGCGGCGGCTCTGCTACGTGGGCTTCACGCGGGCGCGGAAGCGGCTCTTCGTGAGCCTGGCGCAGTGCCGCTCGCTGTTCGGCGAGCTGCGCTACAACCCGCCCTCGCGCTTCCTGCGGGAGGTGCCGCAATCGCTCTTCGGGATCGCGGAGCAGGAGATGGAGACGCCCGCGCCGAAGTCGTCACCGATGATGACGCGCAAGCGGAACTGGGCGGAGGAGGACGACGGACCGCGGATCGACCGCACCTACTCCCAGACGTCGGACATGGAAGGCGTGAGCGGGGACGTGCGCGGGATGCGGGTTCGCCACGAGCAGTTCGGCATGGGGAAGATCATCTCGACGGACGGCAGCGGACCCAACGCGAAGGTGACGGTGGAGTTCGGTGGGGGCGTGGGTCTCAAGCGGGTCATCGCCCGTTTCCTGCTGCCGGGGTGA
- a CDS encoding PaaI family thioesterase, with translation MSEADTRPTQEQLDRYAEQFNQSQTMRLLGLRLSFPQGEKVVITLPEVRPEHLGGLGTHAINGGIISAMFDYAIGCTPALVDPTRRCATVQLSVSFERPLRGTTIRAEATLDSVGTSTLFASARMYDDKGQVCARCQGVVKISQMKWASGESPAVN, from the coding sequence ATGTCCGAAGCCGACACCCGTCCCACCCAGGAGCAGCTGGACCGCTACGCCGAACAGTTCAATCAGAGTCAGACCATGCGCCTGCTGGGTCTGCGGTTGAGCTTTCCCCAGGGTGAAAAGGTGGTCATCACCCTGCCCGAGGTCCGCCCCGAGCACCTCGGGGGCCTGGGCACCCATGCCATCAACGGCGGCATCATCTCCGCCATGTTCGACTACGCCATCGGCTGCACCCCCGCCCTGGTGGACCCCACCCGCCGCTGCGCCACCGTGCAGCTGTCCGTCAGCTTCGAGCGGCCCCTCCGGGGCACCACCATTCGCGCCGAGGCCACCCTGGACAGCGTCGGCACCTCCACCCTCTTCGCCTCCGCCCGGATGTACGACGACAAGGGGCAGGTGTGTGCCCGCTGCCAGGGCGTGGTCAAGATTTCCCAGATGAAGTGGGCCTCCGGAGAGAGCCCGGCCGTCAACTGA
- a CDS encoding RNA polymerase sigma factor — MRQPEEGARPGGSAPEDEAGLARRALDGERAAWNTLISRYQHRVVVSLLARGVRVDRAHELAQETWARLIQQQQKGLLTELRLPNLALTQAAFLAADEARRARRESLAGPVEELPEAHQPVDPSVSAERRLLSEEQLARAQAALSECSSSAQRVFQLACDGQELPHAEVAARVGLSVQRVRQILCEVRKKLRGVLEEEAS, encoded by the coding sequence GTGCGACAGCCTGAGGAGGGCGCGCGGCCGGGGGGCAGCGCGCCGGAGGACGAGGCCGGGCTCGCACGGCGCGCCCTGGACGGGGAGCGTGCCGCCTGGAACACCCTCATCTCCCGCTACCAGCACCGCGTCGTGGTCTCGCTGCTCGCCCGGGGTGTCCGGGTGGACCGGGCGCATGAGCTCGCCCAGGAGACGTGGGCGCGCCTCATCCAGCAGCAACAGAAGGGACTGCTCACCGAGCTGCGCCTGCCCAACCTCGCCCTCACCCAGGCGGCCTTCCTCGCCGCCGACGAGGCGCGCCGGGCCCGCCGCGAGTCCCTGGCCGGCCCCGTGGAGGAGCTGCCCGAGGCCCACCAACCGGTGGACCCGTCCGTCTCGGCCGAGCGGCGCCTCTTGTCCGAGGAGCAGCTGGCCCGGGCCCAGGCGGCCCTGAGCGAGTGCTCGTCGAGCGCTCAGCGTGTCTTTCAACTGGCGTGCGACGGCCAGGAGCTGCCGCACGCCGAAGTGGCCGCGCGCGTCGGCTTGTCCGTGCAGCGCGTCCGTCAAATCCTGTGCGAGGTCCGCAAGAAGCTGCGGGGAGTCCTCGAGGAGGAAGCATCATGA
- a CDS encoding AraC family transcriptional regulator yields the protein MTDRMKRILTLLWVAALAFGGPASAADDKKALPPGWFVTESTPKLYEAGLDTESPCEGNRSAYLRSLQASPSGYGTFMQAFGAQTFRGKRLRFSAVMRTEDVQGWSGLWMRVEGEDPKEPLAFDNMQSRALVGTTPCKRYEVVLDVPQEAKAIMAGLMLSGTGKAWMGAVRFEPVDASVPVTNLIAERPRRLPSGRIGDVLFNAEKVDSAVYRALPQPDGTWKDNQSNVLTLVEGNRVKGTLSNLALNVTIKTGGPSTLIQGQWGTEQVFIELGAEKLVMKKGIHSRELVREDERPRDDGRCIRYRDAGGIYVSDHLDICGLALSKNPPPLPLVVAFLANDFRSVSAQRGAVTPPQPPVDRISQPPRAVQQ from the coding sequence ATGACCGACCGGATGAAGCGGATCCTGACGCTCCTGTGGGTAGCGGCGCTCGCCTTCGGGGGGCCCGCCTCGGCCGCCGACGACAAGAAGGCCCTGCCCCCGGGGTGGTTCGTCACCGAGAGCACGCCCAAGCTCTATGAAGCGGGCCTGGACACGGAGAGCCCGTGCGAAGGCAACCGCAGCGCGTACCTGCGCTCGCTCCAGGCGTCGCCCTCGGGTTACGGCACCTTCATGCAGGCCTTTGGCGCGCAGACCTTCCGCGGCAAGCGCCTGCGCTTCTCCGCCGTGATGCGCACCGAGGACGTGCAGGGCTGGTCCGGCCTGTGGATGCGCGTGGAGGGGGAGGATCCCAAGGAGCCGCTCGCCTTCGACAACATGCAGTCGCGCGCGCTGGTGGGCACCACGCCGTGCAAGCGCTACGAGGTGGTGCTGGATGTGCCCCAGGAGGCCAAGGCCATCATGGCCGGGCTGATGCTCAGCGGCACGGGCAAGGCGTGGATGGGCGCCGTGCGCTTCGAGCCGGTGGACGCCTCGGTGCCGGTCACCAACCTGATCGCCGAGAGGCCCCGCCGTCTGCCCTCCGGCCGCATCGGCGATGTCCTGTTCAACGCGGAGAAGGTGGACTCCGCCGTGTACCGCGCCCTGCCGCAGCCGGACGGCACCTGGAAGGACAACCAGTCCAATGTGCTCACGCTGGTGGAGGGCAACCGGGTGAAGGGCACCCTGAGCAACCTGGCGCTGAACGTCACCATCAAGACGGGCGGCCCCTCCACCCTCATCCAGGGCCAGTGGGGCACCGAGCAGGTGTTCATCGAGCTGGGCGCGGAGAAGCTCGTCATGAAGAAGGGCATCCACTCGCGCGAGCTGGTGCGCGAGGACGAGCGGCCCCGGGACGATGGGCGCTGCATCCGCTACCGCGACGCCGGAGGCATCTACGTGAGTGACCACCTGGACATCTGCGGACTGGCGCTCAGCAAGAATCCGCCGCCGCTTCCCCTGGTGGTCGCCTTCCTCGCCAATGACTTCCGCTCGGTCTCCGCCCAGCGGGGCGCCGTCACTCCTCCCCAGCCGCCCGTGGATCGGATCTCCCAGCCACCCCGGGCGGTCCAGCAATGA
- a CDS encoding flavin monoamine oxidase family protein, producing MKSWLRFSWLMTMALALQACAGWSQRTHPCAATHPAYQGREAPVVIVGAGLTGLTLAYELKKAGIDALLVEAAPRIGGRVQTIHFPDGATAEAHMEEYFERSPAVKLLKELELELNTDVPHSSVRIDGRIHPYPEDGGIDKYLEGLFDETERTAFLQWNEKAWRLYEQLHASHYAGKPLPPELAGLMRLSFAEFVARDQLPRKVSEWIRVTVEPEMAIEWDQISALDGIDEMRLFLKSPQGFGERNHHVSGGNTRFIEALAARLRPEQLLTQARVTAIVQTDSGVKLRVLENDRCYRDISGQLAVVTIPVNHLGRLQFSPALSPEKKRAIATTRMGSYIKIHLRVSPKAAGLWELQGTNVLTLLSDSIAGSIYDVSELQDDTEEGNRTLTLLLHARFARSLLNASHDEVRDKALEGLENLFPGIGEHVQSSEIFVYPQAVAYWPLELERSRFDALAQELRQPQGRLYIGGDTTEDSHSEGAVIAACRMARQILERQAGQRVPAQAGVTPWKSTICPSAQAE from the coding sequence ATGAAGAGCTGGCTCAGATTCTCATGGCTGATGACGATGGCCCTGGCCCTGCAGGCGTGTGCCGGATGGAGCCAGCGAACCCATCCCTGCGCCGCGACGCACCCGGCGTACCAGGGCCGGGAGGCCCCCGTCGTCATCGTCGGCGCCGGCCTGACCGGACTGACCCTGGCGTATGAGTTGAAGAAGGCCGGCATCGACGCGCTGCTCGTCGAAGCGGCTCCTCGCATCGGCGGCCGCGTCCAGACGATCCACTTCCCGGATGGCGCCACGGCCGAGGCGCACATGGAGGAGTACTTCGAGCGCAGTCCCGCCGTGAAGCTCCTGAAGGAGCTCGAGCTCGAGCTGAACACGGATGTCCCCCACTCCTCCGTGCGAATCGATGGACGGATCCATCCGTACCCAGAGGATGGGGGCATCGACAAATACCTGGAGGGACTCTTCGACGAGACGGAGCGAACGGCGTTCCTCCAGTGGAACGAGAAGGCCTGGCGCCTCTATGAGCAGCTGCACGCCAGCCACTACGCCGGCAAGCCACTGCCGCCGGAGCTCGCCGGGCTCATGCGCCTCAGCTTCGCGGAGTTCGTGGCCCGCGATCAGCTTCCGCGCAAGGTCAGCGAGTGGATCCGCGTCACCGTGGAGCCAGAGATGGCGATCGAATGGGACCAGATCTCCGCGCTCGACGGCATCGACGAAATGCGTCTCTTCCTGAAGTCGCCGCAGGGCTTTGGCGAGAGGAACCATCACGTGAGCGGGGGCAACACACGCTTCATCGAGGCCCTCGCGGCCCGGCTCCGGCCGGAGCAACTCCTGACCCAGGCGCGTGTCACCGCGATCGTGCAGACGGACTCGGGCGTGAAGCTCCGGGTGCTCGAGAACGACCGCTGCTACCGCGACATCTCGGGACAACTCGCCGTGGTCACGATTCCGGTCAACCACCTCGGGAGGCTCCAGTTCTCGCCAGCACTCAGCCCGGAGAAGAAGCGGGCCATCGCCACGACGCGGATGGGCAGCTACATCAAGATCCATCTGCGCGTCTCCCCCAAGGCCGCCGGCCTCTGGGAGCTCCAGGGAACCAACGTCCTGACGCTGCTCTCCGACAGCATCGCGGGCAGCATCTACGACGTGAGCGAGCTCCAGGACGATACCGAGGAGGGGAATCGGACCCTCACGCTGCTGCTGCATGCCAGGTTCGCGCGCTCCCTGCTGAACGCGTCACACGATGAGGTGCGCGACAAGGCATTGGAGGGACTCGAGAACCTCTTCCCGGGCATTGGCGAGCACGTCCAGTCCTCGGAGATCTTCGTCTACCCCCAAGCGGTGGCCTATTGGCCCCTGGAGCTCGAGCGATCCCGCTTCGATGCGCTCGCCCAGGAACTGCGCCAGCCCCAGGGCCGGCTCTACATCGGCGGCGATACGACCGAGGACAGCCACTCGGAAGGCGCTGTCATCGCCGCCTGCCGGATGGCGCGGCAGATCCTCGAGCGACAGGCCGGGCAGCGAGTGCCAGCCCAGGCAGGCGTCACTCCGTGGAAGTCGACGATCTGCCCCTCTGCCCAGGCGGAGTAA
- a CDS encoding DUF3396 domain-containing protein, whose protein sequence is MSTHYPRIRIHSKNGYLLVREGLNLTFYLRRSHKDISREMTRSLETCLRAVGPAALGLYADEEGNWQLLDEAGWTVIRQELEDPQSAYVALTNASSNEQRYRFFYHGRELDPSFLKREPGAVSALSFWLPTEYLEEHGPERVRELAMELASPLPFCTGNAGLSFNYDSNPAHMSGDTPKLRFRYPGMDVPDIDRVSLHIGTQVRGPSWLTFLGQPVLEELGGVSGLRAHLQHPETTVQEMEGDRAVVSLGSWPEAGDTEQGNVLPAYRELARVLEPWLYHEPKLHVVQSMEDTRRWERRFLD, encoded by the coding sequence ATGAGTACGCACTACCCGAGAATCCGCATTCATTCCAAGAATGGATACCTCCTGGTCAGAGAGGGGCTCAACCTGACCTTCTATCTCCGCCGCTCCCATAAAGACATTTCACGAGAGATGACCCGCTCACTTGAGACCTGCCTGCGTGCGGTGGGTCCGGCCGCGCTAGGGTTGTACGCCGACGAAGAAGGCAACTGGCAATTGCTCGACGAGGCTGGCTGGACGGTCATCCGCCAGGAGTTGGAGGACCCCCAATCCGCCTATGTTGCCCTGACCAATGCATCGAGTAACGAGCAACGCTATCGGTTCTTCTATCATGGCAGGGAATTGGACCCTTCTTTCCTCAAGAGGGAGCCAGGTGCGGTCTCCGCGCTCTCGTTCTGGCTACCTACCGAGTACCTCGAGGAACATGGTCCGGAACGGGTACGCGAGCTCGCCATGGAACTGGCCTCCCCTCTGCCCTTCTGCACCGGCAATGCCGGTCTTTCCTTCAACTACGATTCAAACCCGGCACATATGTCGGGAGACACGCCCAAGCTCCGTTTCCGCTACCCGGGCATGGATGTTCCCGACATCGATCGGGTCTCGTTACACATCGGAACCCAGGTGCGCGGCCCCTCCTGGCTGACCTTCCTCGGACAGCCCGTGCTGGAAGAGTTGGGTGGCGTGTCCGGACTGCGCGCACACTTGCAACATCCGGAAACCACCGTCCAGGAGATGGAAGGGGACCGGGCCGTTGTCTCCCTGGGTTCCTGGCCCGAGGCGGGCGACACCGAGCAGGGAAATGTCCTGCCCGCCTACCGGGAACTGGCGCGCGTGCTGGAACCCTGGCTCTACCATGAGCCGAAGCTCCATGTCGTACAGAGCATGGAAGACACGCGCCGCTGGGAGCGACGGTTCCTCGATTGA
- a CDS encoding glutathione S-transferase family protein — MLTLYGFGRVNSKVVGLTRDLRVLWTLEELGVPYRVHGVDHPAGETRSEEYRRLNPFSQVPVLEDDGFVLTETGAILLYLAEKTGGLMPADLQGRAQVTRWCFAALNTLEPPLFQIAMIDLFGAADPTGAQRRPELVQWAGHALTALEDWLRERPYLTGEAFTVADILMTTVLREVRNAGVLDGFPRVSAYRERCEARPAWQRTLEAYEQRLGAPAGSAR, encoded by the coding sequence ATGCTCACGCTCTACGGCTTTGGCCGCGTCAACTCGAAGGTAGTGGGTCTCACGCGCGATTTGCGCGTCCTGTGGACGCTCGAGGAGCTGGGCGTGCCCTACCGGGTGCACGGCGTGGATCATCCCGCGGGGGAAACCAGGAGCGAGGAGTACCGGCGGCTGAACCCCTTCTCGCAGGTGCCGGTGCTCGAGGACGACGGCTTCGTGCTCACCGAGACGGGCGCGATCCTGCTGTACCTGGCGGAGAAGACGGGCGGATTGATGCCCGCGGATCTCCAGGGCCGCGCCCAGGTGACACGCTGGTGCTTCGCCGCGCTCAACACCCTGGAGCCTCCGCTGTTCCAGATCGCGATGATCGATCTGTTCGGCGCCGCCGACCCCACCGGCGCGCAGCGGCGTCCCGAGCTGGTGCAGTGGGCCGGGCACGCGCTGACAGCGCTCGAGGACTGGCTTCGGGAGCGTCCGTATCTCACCGGCGAGGCGTTCACCGTGGCGGACATCCTGATGACCACGGTGCTGCGCGAGGTGCGCAACGCGGGCGTGCTCGACGGCTTCCCCCGGGTCTCCGCCTACCGCGAGCGCTGTGAGGCACGGCCCGCCTGGCAGCGGACGCTGGAGGCCTATGAGCAGCGCCTCGGGGCCCCGGCGGGCAGCGCGCGCTAG